Genomic DNA from Deltaproteobacteria bacterium:
AGTGTGAGAGCGGAAGTGGTGATGGATATAATATACAACCCTTTCCGCACGGAGCTGCTGAAAAGTTTCAAGAGGCAGGGAGCAAAAACCATTGAAGGTATGCGTATGTTTGTTTGCCAGGGAGCCGAGCAGTTCAGGTTGTGGACCGGCCTTGAACCCCCGATTCAGGCCATGGAGGCTGCAGCCAGGATATCCCTGGCAGCAGAAGCTGTGGAGTAAGAAAATATGAAACGCATTCATCCACGAACCCGTATCCAGGCCTCCTTCCGGTTGCCTGGATCCAAGAGTATCACCCACAGGGCGCTGATAGCAGCCAGCCTGGCAAAAGGTGAGAGTCTGCTTCTTGGAGCACTCAGTTGTGAAGACACGAATTACACCCGGACCATATTGAAAAATCTCGGTTCCGGGATCAAAGAGCGCGCAGAGGGGCTGGAGATCAGGGGCACGGCCGGAAAATTCAGGACCTTTTCGCAAGAAAAACGATTCTTCCTGGGTAACTCAGGCACTTCCATGCGTCTTCTTCTTTCTGTAGTCAGCCTTGGCACGGGAGAGTTTATGCTCGACGGAACTCCCCGGATGAGGCAAAGACCTGTGGGTGAACTCGCCAGAGCACTGAACCGGCTGGGAGGTGAGGTTTCTTTCTGTCAGAGTGACGGCTACCCGCCTCTCCTGGTGAAGGCCGCGGGTCTTAAAGGTGGGAAGGTGCGGATCCTGGCGAGCGAGAGCAGTCAGTACGTTTCTTCTCTTCTGCTTGCAGCGCCTTATGCGGAAAAGGGGGTTGAAATCGAGATTGAAGGAACTCTCATGTCCAGGCCTTATGTGGATATGACCCTGGAAGTTATGAAGTCGTTTGGGGCGGATATCATGCGGGACGGGTATCACTGGTTTAGGGTGACGCCTGGTAAAGGATATCTGGGCCGCCGGTTTGTGGTGGAAGGGGATATGTCCTCAGCGGCCTATTTTTGGGCCGCGGCGGCGGTTACCAGGGGCGAAGTCGTGACAGGGCCCGTTGATCCCCGCACCACCAGCCAGGGGGACATCGGGTTCCTTGATGTGCTCAAGGAAATGGGGTGTTCTGTTATGAAAAATCAGGATAGTGTGGCTGTACAGGGGCGGCCGCTTAGAGGGGTCGATGTGGACATGAGCCTCATGCCCGATATGGTCCCCACACTGGCTGCAGTGGGACTTTTTGCTGAAGGAAAGACTGTTATCAGGAACGTGGCCCATCTGCGTCTAAAAGAGAGCGACCGGCTCGGAAGCATCGCTCAGGAATGGCGCAAATTGGGGGCAAATGTTGAAGAGCTTCCAGATGGTCTCATCATAAAAGGCGGCCATAGACTTGAAGGAAACATTGTTGATCCGCAAAATGATCACCGTATTGCAATGAGCCTGGCCGTTGTAGGACTCAGGGTGCCCGGAGTCCTTATAACCAACGAAACCTGTGTAAATAAATCCTTTCCGAATTTCTGGGAATATTGGGATCGCTTATGATGCGGAACCGTTAATCGCATCTGGTGGACCGCCTCGAAGTCGAAAAGACAGTGGGCGGCTTCAGGATAATACCCTCCAATGCAAATCCACCCCTAGTCATTTCCATCTAAGCGCGCCTTGGGCTTGTCCGCCTAAGGCGGGTCTCCGGAAAGCCCGGAAATCGCTCGATTTAGGTCCTCCTCATCTGGCGATTTCCCTCCATAAATGACCTTTTTGAGTAATCTCGGGCCTGCCTGTGTCGTGTACGGCAGAGAGGTAAATCCGCAGGATTCCATGTCATTACCACGTCCTCATGGTCCGGCGCCTTACAAGTTGCTGCCTGCCCTGAACAGGGAGCCAGGAACGTGATGTTGCCGCTGGAGTTCCTCGCAAAGGCCTTATCAGTCATCCTTAAGTCGGTCTTGAAACCATAATTAGTGCCTATCCATAAATGGCCGATTTCCGCAATCTTCCGCCTTTGTCACAGCTACGGCGCGACCAGGCTGCGTCAGGCTCAAACCGGGGACCCGCCCGAAGGGTGACAAATTTTGAATGAATTTGATGTTTCCTGACTGCACCTTTTGAGTGAATGTAATCTCACCTGGAAAGGTGTCCAACGGTCTATAATCATTGAATAAATGGCTTCTTTCAAAATTTGTCATGCATAATACGGGTTGATTTCACCCTTGACAAGACAGTGGTTATGTCTCATTATGTGAATAGTGATTCACAATTCACATTGGAGGTTCAGTTGTGGGCGCTCAAAAGATGAATACGGAAAGTCGAAAAGAACAGATCGCACAGGCGGCTCTTGACTTGATCGGAAGCCACGGGCTCCAGGCCCTGAGCATTGCAAATGTAGCCGAACGTGTCGGCCTTGTGCCTTCGGGAATCTATCGCCATTTCAAGAGCAAAGATGACTTGTTGAGCGCAACCCTGGACCTGATAGGGAAAAGGCTGCTGAGCAATGTGGAGTCGGTTCGCCGGGAGACACCAGACGCCCTGGAGCGACTGCGGGTGCTTTTGATGCGTGAAATCCGTTTGCTTTTGGAAAACCAGGCAATCCCCCACGTCATCTTCTCCGAAAGCATCTTCACCGATTCCGTAGATCGAAAGGACAGGGTGCGGGCCGTCATAACCGGCTATTTCCAGGAAGTTGAGAAGATCGTTCGGGAAGGGCAACGGGAGGGGCGATTGAGGGCGGATGTCGATCCCCTGACCGTGGTGCTGATGTTCAAGGGAATGGTTCTGCCGGCTATCGTGCTCTGGAAGGTCACGAGAGGGAACGTGGATCTTGTCCGGCAGGCCGAAGCTGAATGGGAGCTGTTTAGCGCCGCCGTTTCAGACCCCTGTGAAGGTTTAGGGAAAAGCAGGGGCATGGCGAAGGTGAATGAAACCCGTTGGAGGAAACCCGGGTGATGGCTACAGATCATAAGCAGGACAGGAAAAAGATGCGCATATGGCAGAAGCTGGTAGCGGGAGTGCTACTGCTGGCTCTCATAGGGCTGGTGGTGTTTTTCGGCGTACATAGGATTCGAGAACGGCTTAAACCAACACCGCCGGTTCCCCGCCCACCTCTCGCGGTAGAGACCCTGCAGGTCAACCCCGGCCCTTTCACGGTAACT
This window encodes:
- a CDS encoding TetR/AcrR family transcriptional regulator translates to MGAQKMNTESRKEQIAQAALDLIGSHGLQALSIANVAERVGLVPSGIYRHFKSKDDLLSATLDLIGKRLLSNVESVRRETPDALERLRVLLMREIRLLLENQAIPHVIFSESIFTDSVDRKDRVRAVITGYFQEVEKIVREGQREGRLRADVDPLTVVLMFKGMVLPAIVLWKVTRGNVDLVRQAEAEWELFSAAVSDPCEGLGKSRGMAKVNETRWRKPG
- the aroA gene encoding 3-phosphoshikimate 1-carboxyvinyltransferase: MKRIHPRTRIQASFRLPGSKSITHRALIAASLAKGESLLLGALSCEDTNYTRTILKNLGSGIKERAEGLEIRGTAGKFRTFSQEKRFFLGNSGTSMRLLLSVVSLGTGEFMLDGTPRMRQRPVGELARALNRLGGEVSFCQSDGYPPLLVKAAGLKGGKVRILASESSQYVSSLLLAAPYAEKGVEIEIEGTLMSRPYVDMTLEVMKSFGADIMRDGYHWFRVTPGKGYLGRRFVVEGDMSSAAYFWAAAAVTRGEVVTGPVDPRTTSQGDIGFLDVLKEMGCSVMKNQDSVAVQGRPLRGVDVDMSLMPDMVPTLAAVGLFAEGKTVIRNVAHLRLKESDRLGSIAQEWRKLGANVEELPDGLIIKGGHRLEGNIVDPQNDHRIAMSLAVVGLRVPGVLITNETCVNKSFPNFWEYWDRL